One segment of Streptomyces sp. YIM 121038 DNA contains the following:
- a CDS encoding DUF5936 domain-containing protein has protein sequence MPALLLALLMGLAVAGVCQGVRMYRAEAKLPPDLAVALEVGATRVSAAGGAVDRLGMRCAPLVLRLMGPKRVAAKRRRIDMAGNPGGLTIDRYAARRAVYGVFGLVLGLIFLTNGQPLFAVMTFAFGAMAADALIWQAIRERREVIDRTLPDFLDVLAVVVSAGLGFRQALDRVAEKYEGPWADELRITLRQMDMGVSRRQAFDELRRRNSSEQVAQFVSALQQGEELGSPIAETLIQLATDMRRTDAQNSRRRAAKTIPKATLVTLVFMLPATMILIAAGMFLGSGSDFGSILGR, from the coding sequence GTGCCTGCGTTGTTGCTCGCCCTGCTGATGGGCCTGGCGGTCGCGGGAGTCTGCCAGGGCGTCCGCATGTACCGCGCGGAGGCGAAGCTGCCGCCCGACCTGGCGGTCGCCCTGGAGGTCGGCGCGACACGCGTCTCGGCGGCGGGCGGGGCCGTGGACCGCCTGGGGATGCGGTGCGCGCCCCTGGTGCTCCGGCTGATGGGCCCGAAGCGGGTCGCGGCCAAGCGCCGCCGGATCGACATGGCGGGCAATCCCGGCGGCCTCACCATCGACCGCTACGCCGCCCGCCGCGCGGTGTACGGCGTCTTCGGCCTCGTCCTCGGCCTGATCTTCCTCACCAACGGGCAGCCGCTGTTCGCCGTCATGACGTTCGCCTTCGGCGCGATGGCCGCCGACGCCCTCATCTGGCAGGCCATCCGCGAACGCCGCGAGGTCATCGACCGCACCCTGCCCGACTTCCTCGACGTCCTCGCCGTCGTCGTCTCGGCGGGGCTCGGCTTCCGGCAGGCGCTCGACCGCGTCGCCGAGAAGTACGAGGGTCCGTGGGCGGACGAACTACGCATCACCCTGCGCCAGATGGACATGGGCGTCAGCCGCCGCCAGGCCTTCGACGAGCTGCGCCGCCGCAACTCCTCCGAGCAGGTCGCCCAGTTCGTCTCCGCCCTCCAGCAGGGCGAGGAACTCGGTTCCCCCATCGCCGAGACCCTGATCCAACTCGCCACGGACATGCGCCGCACGGACGCCCAGAACTCCCGCCGCAGAGCCGCGAAGACCATCCCCAAGGCCACGCTGGTGACGCTGGTGTTCATGCTTCCGGCGACGATGATCCTGATCGCCGCCGGGATGTTCCTGGGCTCCGGATCCGACTTCGGCTCGATTCTGGGGCGGTGA